One window from the genome of Salvia splendens isolate huo1 chromosome 9, SspV2, whole genome shotgun sequence encodes:
- the LOC121749330 gene encoding uncharacterized protein LOC121749330, translated as MAKEKIGHENQPNVSLRLLGKRGRDGRTYNLPSVSEVAVLVVGDFDEALGDRDIVVVKKSGQLQRISELHPSYLPLQYPLLFPYGEDGYREDIGFSKNSSSSSTHRKSISPKEFFAFRLHERISEYSILLFGRRLFQQFVVDAYTMIETGRLTFVRTHQKRLRAELYSGLAEAVLRGETDGSRYGKRIILPSSFVGGARYMVQNYQDAMAICRWIGYPNLFITFTCNPKWPEICRYLASKGLKSDDRPDIICRIFKVKLDNLIRDLKSEKIFGTVKAVVYTVEFQKRGLPHAHILLFLSNEDKQPKPQRIDEIISAELPDQVTDPHYYECVKEFMMHGPCGVVRKSSPCMLNGRCSKYFPKKYRAATNIDEDGYPAYRRRDNGRVVMKDGVPLDNRYVVPHNRFLLMKYSGHVNVEWCNQSQSIKYISSCEAAWRIFGFEIQYKDPPVERLSFHLPDQQHVIFDEAADLDTVLNRKTIHESKFLSWMEANKIYSQGRDLTYGEFPTKFVWKKNHWEPRKQRYSIGRLFYVAPGSSDMYYLRCLLNIVKGASSYEDIKCVNGVQYATFRDACFALGLLDDDKEYVHGIVEASFWASAQSLRLLYVSLLTSESISRPDFVWQNCWKYLSEDVLYNRRKLTNYPGLILSEDEIQNFALAEIEKLLQNLGKTLRDFHGLSYPDNQYFESCENRLITDELCYDRDGLASEYSECISKFTDEQLYVHDTIMSSVYSNDGRIFFVYGYGSTGKTFIWRALSAGIRSKGDIVLNVASSGIASLLLPGGRTAHSRFKIPIIVNEDSMCNIKPGSALAELIMRAKLIIWDAAPMIHKHCIEAVDRTLRDIMRVCDELNRNKPFGGKTVVFGGDFRQILPVVPKGSRQDVVNATINSSYLWKSCTVLRLTKNMRLLNVENIDEASKLKEFSSWVASIGDGVVGGPNDGEVSIQLPTDIVLSNSGDPLRTIVSNVYPSYMNPEDLISCLHGRAILAPTLEVVDEVNQFMISLDQSPGRVYFSSDSISKSDFTSNGLAEIHSVEFLNSLKCSGTPNHELLLKVGTPVMLLRNIDLSNGLCNGTRLIITRLGDYVLEGRVLGGHNIGHKVLIPRMSLIPSDPRLSFKFQRRQFPLTVSYAMTINKSQGQSLSHVGLFLRKPVFNHGQLYVAISRVQVVKV; from the exons ATGGCCAAAGAAAAGATTGGACATGAAAATCAACCCAATGTAAGTTTGAGGTTGCTTGGTAAGAGAGGTAGGGATGGAAGAACCTATAACCTACCGTCTGTTTCTGAGGTTGCTGTGCTTGTCGTTGGGgattttgatgaagctttgggtGACAGAGATATTGTTGTTGTAAAGAAGTCAGGGCAATTGCAGCGCATTAGTGAACTGCATCCTTCTTATCTTCCACTTCAGTATCCACTTTTGTTTCCTTACGGGGAGGATGGTTATAGAGAAGATATTGGATTTTCTAaaaattcttcttcttcatcgaCCCATAGAAAAAGTATTAGTCCTAAAGAATTTTTTGCCTTTCGCTTACATGAAAGGATTTCTGAGTATTCTATTCTTTTATTCGGAAGGCGATTGTTTCAGCAGTTTGTCGTTGATGCATATACGATGATTGAGACTGGACGTCTTACTTTTGTACGAACCCATCAAAAAAGGTTGCGGGCTGAATTGTATAGTGGTCTGGCGGAAGCTGTTCTTCGTGGTGAGACAGATGGTTCAAGGTATGGGAAACGAATTATCTTGCCTTCCAGTTTTGTTGGTGGAGCTCGATATATGGTTCAGAATTATCAAGATGCGATGGCGATCTGTAGGTGGATTGGGTACCCAAATTTGTTTATTACCTTTACGTGCAATCCTAAGTGGCCAGAGATATGTCGATATCTTGCATCTAAGGGCTTGAAATCAGATGATCGTCCTGATATTATTTGTAGGATCTTTAAAGTCAAGTTGGATAATTTGATAAGAGATCTTAAGAGTGAAAAAATATTTGGAACCGTGAAAGCAG TTGTGTACACGGTTGAGTTTCAGAAACGTGGATTGCCCCATGCtcatattttgttgtttttaagCAATGAGGACAAACAGCCTAAGCCTCAACGCATTGATGAGATTATTTCAGCTGAACTTCCCGACCAAGTAACTGATCCTCACTATTATGAGTGTGTGAAAGAATTCATGATGCATGGGCCGTGTGGTGTTGTTCGAAAATCGTCTCCTTGCATGCTCAATGGACgttgttccaaatattttcCCAAAAAATATCGAGCGGCCACAAACATTGATGAAGATGGCTATCCTGCTTACAGACGTAGAGATAATGGTCGTGTTGTTATGAAGGATGGCGTGCCCTTAGATAATAGATATGTTGTTCCTCACAATCGTTTTCTTCTTATGAAGTATAGCGGCCATGTCAACGTTGAGTGGTGCAACCAGTCGCAATCTATTAA GTATATATCGTCTTGTGAAGCTGCTTGGAGAATTTTTGGATTTGAAATTCAATACAAAGATCCTCCTGTTGAAAGATTGAGTTTTCATCTTCCAGATCAACAACATGTCATATTTGATGAAGCTGCTGACTTGGATACTGTTTTGAATCGTAAAACAATTCATGAAAGTAAGTTCTTGTCATGGATGGAAGCAAATAAGATATATTCTCAAGGTAGGGACCTCACTTATGGTGAATTTCCGACGAAATTTGTATGGAAGAAGAATCACTGGGAACCTAGGAAACAAAGATATTCGATTGGAAGGTTATTTTATGTTGCTCCTGGTTCTAGTGATATGTATTATCTAAGATGTTTGTTAAATATTGTTAAAGGAGCATCTTCCTATGAAGACATCAAATGTGTTAATGGTGTTCAGTATGCTACATTTAGAGATGCTTGCTTTGCTTTAGGGTTGTTGGATGACGATAAGGAATACGTTCATGGAATTGTGGAGGCTTCTTTTTGGGCTTCAGCTCAGTCTTTGAGATTGCTCTATGTGAGTTTGTTAACATCGGAATCTATTTCACGCCCGGATTTTGTTTGGCaaaattgttggaaatatttGTCCGAAGATGTTCTTTATAACCGTCGAAAATTAACAAATTATCCTG GTTTGATCTTGAGTGAGGATGAAATTCAGAATTTTGCCTTGGCAGAAATAGAGAAATTGCTGCAGAATCTTGGTAAAACTTTGCGTGATTTTCATGGTTTGTCGTATCCTGATAATCAGTATTTTGAATCATGTGAAAATAGACTGATTACTGATGAGTTGTGTTATGACCGCGATGGTTTAGCAAGTGAATATTCGGAATGTATTTCCAAATTCACTGATGAGCAACTTTATGTCCATGACACTATAATGTCTTCTGTGTATTCTAATGATGGaagaatattttttgtttacgGATATGGAAGTACTGGGAAAACTTTCATTTGGAGAGCATTGTCTGCTGGGATTCGTTCGAAGGGCGATATTGTTTTAAATGTGGCGTCCAGTGGCATAGCTTCTTTATTATTGCCTGGTGGTAGGACGGCTCATTCTCGGTTTAAAATTCCCATTATTGTGAATGAAGATTCTATGTGCAATATTAAACCAGGTAGTGCACTTGCTGAGTTGATTATGAGAGCTAAGCTTATTATATGGGATGCAGCTCCAATGATTCATAAACATTGCATAGAAGCCGTGGATAGAACTTTAAGAGATATTATGCGTGTATGTGATGAATTAAATAGGAACAAGCCGTTTGGTGGAAAAACGGTTGTTTTTGGTGGTGACTTTAGACAGATCTTGCCTGTTGTTCCTAAAGGCAGTCGTCAAGATGTTGTGAATGCTACCATTAACTCATCTTATCTTTGGAAGAGTTGCACAGTTTTAAGGCTGACAAAAAATATGAGGCTTTTGAATGTGGAAAATATTGATGAAGCTTCTAAATTGAAGGAATTTTCCTCTTGGGTTGCTTCTATTGGCGATGGTGTTGTTGGTGGTCCAAATGATGGGGAAGTGAGTATTCAACTTCCTACTGACATTGTTTTGTCAAATTCTGGTGATCCTCTTAGAACCATTGTTTCAAACGTCTATCCTTCTTACATGAATCCTGAAGATTTGATCAGTTGTTTGCATGGCCGTGCTATACTTGCTCCTACATTAGAGGTAGTTGATGAGGTTAACCAATTCATGATTTCTTTGGATCAGTCTCCAGGTCGAGTTTACTTTAGTTCTGATAGTATATCAAAATCCGATTTCACATCAAATGGTCTCGCTGAGATACATTCTGTTGAGTTCTTGAACAGTTTGAAGTGTTCTGGTACACCTAACCATGAATTGTTGCTGAAAGTTGGTACACCTGTGATGTTGTTGAGGAACATAGACCTGTCAAATGGGTTGTGTAATGGCACAAGATTGATAATTACACGATTAGGTGATTATGTGTTAGAGGGACGGGTATTGGGCGGCCATAATATTGGCCATAAAGTGTTGATTCCTCGAATGTCCTTAATACCGTCTGATCCGAGATTGTCTTTCAAGTTCCAAAGAAGACAGTTTCCTTTGACTGTGTCGTACgcaatgaccattaacaaaAGTCAGGGTCAATCACTCTCTCATGTTGGATTGTTTTTGAGAAAACCTGTTTTCAATCATGGACAACTGTATGTTGCTATATCAAGAGTACAAGTCGTGAAGGTTTGA